The genomic region taacaaatcatatgattacataactcGGTAGCTAAACAAATGATAGCTAAGTGTATTATTTTAGCTAAGATAGGTTCTATTAGATGGTTATAGTGGTATTGATGAGGGTATATTTTATCCATGGATAGTACCAACATGTACCCGTTGGCTAGACTGTTCAGTTCCTTTTGTGGCTTCTGCCTGTCTTGTTGGGCTGTAAATAAGAAAGTCTTATGTAGTTCATCGTAGGCCAAAACTTCTCCTGTTATCGTAGGCTCTTCACTGATCTCGTGATAGTGGTTAGAGTCTAGATAGAGTATTGGCCGTGTTCGATCTTTTGGGATGTTTTACCGCGGGGTGGCGGTTGTTTCAATCTTTCctatttcttaatgaaatagAGGGCTTCGCCCCTTCATAAAAAAAGTACCAACATGTACCTGTATccgtctacccaacgggtagaggtTATTTCCTATTAACATACCTACGGGTAAAAAAAATCGTCACGTATCTGCCTTATATCGGGTAAAATCCTGTCAGGTAGTCAGTTTTCGGCTACCTATTGCCATCTCTGGCAGTGTGTCATCTTAGCACTGAAAGAAATTTATTTCTGCTATTAGCAAATTTCATAGTTTCAGCAGCATGCTATGAGCAGCTCACATTTTTTAATTTTTTATTACCTTGGCACTTGGCAGTACTTCTGTCTAATGCAATAACTGTACCAAATTTTCTCTACGTAAATGGATACTCCACACGTTCACCGACCATGATGGACAAGGCTTTTTGGTTTGGGCCTTCCAATCGGTCCAAGAGCACGGGAGCCCATCTGACCGCGGCTCTAGTGGCCCGTCGTCCTCCTCTTCGCCGGTTTCCACACGTTCGCCGGCCGCCGCCCTCCCCGCTCCCTCTCCCGTCCGCTTGGTTGTTTACGCCTGCACCCAGGCTAGGGCAGGACATCCAACGCGCCACCTTGTACGGCTGCTGCCTGGGCCtggtttgagtctttgacgaaaccgCAGAAGCATCCGGCGCCCGCGCTAGCCTCCTCCTCCCCCAAGCGTTGTTTCGCCGCCGTTCGATAGCTGAGGGCAGAGGCGGGCAAGTATAGGAGATGTCGGTGCTCATCGTCACCAGCGTGGGCGACATCGAGGTGGATCTCCACACCGACCGGTGCGCGCTCACCACCAAGAACTTCCTCAAGCTCTGCAAGTGAGTTTCTCGCGTCTAGGGCTTGTTCGATCTCTCTGGGGTTCGTCTATAATTTCTGACAACCAGCACTGCGGATGATTTATGTACTGCCCTGTGTCAAGCTCTTCAGTTGGCCAATTCGGCATAGTAGTGTCACTATTGGTTTGATTGTATTTTTTGGGTTGCAGTTGCAATAGGTACAAGTTGGTGATCCTGCATCTATCCGTAGTTTCCACATCAGTTTCGTGGGATTCCTAGTCCCAAATGTATTTAGCTGATTACTGATTTCTAGGCTCGTAGGTATGCTACCAGAAATTTCGAAACAATTGCGTTGCGGGTACTGGACCTTTATAGCGTTGATAGAGCCACAGTCTTAGGCGCCATCAAAGGATTCTATTCTGTTTCTTAGGTTTCTCGTTGTTGATTTTTATGACATTATGGGAACTGGATTTAGCTTCTACTGTGGCTCCTGCACTCAATTTCTTGCACAGTCTTGAATTTTCACCATTGGAGATTATGACTGCCTGCTCTTTTGTTATCACTAAATTATGGAAAATACTATCTCACGAGTTTCAGATTATCGTTTCAGATAATTAGGGTACTTATTCTCTGGTTTTCTTCTTTGACCGATCAGAATGAAGTACTACAATGGGTGTCTGTTCCACAAGGTGGAGAAGGATTTCTTGGCACAAACTGGCGATCCAACTGGAACTGGCACCGGTGGTGATTCCGTATACAAGTAAGTGATCCTTTTGGTTTGAACTTCTGAAATGTCTCCAAATTTTCATCTCTGAACCATATAATGTGGTATCCTGCATCTAGATATAACTAGTGTCTTCAATGGATACAGTACAAATATAGTTTTTGATAGTACAAATATGTTTGCTAGTCTCCATATGTATACAGTTGTTATTATTGAGGTATCTTATTATTACATACTGTTAAATGTATGCCTGAAAACTATATCTTATTTCCTCAGATTTCTCTATGGTGATCAAGCTCGATTTTTTGATGATGAAATCCGTCCAGAGTTGAGGCATTCTAAAACTGGAACCGTTGCTATGGCCAGTGCTGGTGAAAACTGCAATGCCTCGCAGGTGCAGTGCTGCCCCAGTGTCTTAATTGATAGTATTGGATGTTCCATTTTTCAGTACTTCGTTGCTTGTTTTGGCCTACGATTTATGTGCTTTTTAATGTTTTTAGTTCTACATTACCTTGCGGGATGACGTGGATTACCTTGATGATAAACACACTGTGAGCAGCACTTGATTCTGTTAACtggttttttcttcttcttatgTACAAAATTCCCTTATTTGAACAATTCTTGTGTTTGTTCTGTTGACCATAGGTGTTTGGGATGGTTGCCGAAGGTTTTGATACGCTGACAAAAATAAATgaagcttatgttgatgataatGGAAGACCATTCAAGGACATAAGGTGGAGTTTTGAATTTTTTATTAATGTCTTAGTTACACCATTAAACGAATGtttaggggtggtaatgggctctaaatttttacactataaaatttaaggattgaATCGGATTAAAATCCGGCTCTActcctattcatttttgaactaaatttATTAAGGACCCTAACttattgtgaagaaacatttggatcgtgatTCATTACCACCCCTATGAATGTTTCACTTCTTCTCCAGCATTAGTTTCCTTTGTCATTTTAATTCCTGTTTGCTGACCGCATACAACTTAATTATTTGCAGAATTAAGCATACATATGTCTTGGATGATCCTTTCGATGATCCTCCTCAACTTGCTGAACTTATTCCTGAGAATTCTCCTACAGGAAAGCCACGTGATGAGGTacttgagtatcctaatcatgttcgTTTCAGTAATAAGAGAGGATGAGTCGAAATGCATCAATCAATCTTTACCACAGGCCATgtgtcatgggcatcatagggagcgagaggcaacaaccaggctgggataaggttagagaataagattgagatgagctgggataaggctagagaataagattgagatgagagaattgtggagagtgggttagcatcagataagtccaagaaagtaggagttagttgagagtttgtagaagttagttagccatagggctatttataagccgcatggcagcaaggaataaatcaagcaagatcattaacaaaccaatctctctcccttgcaatgaccctctcaagcgcctagggctgctaccctagaaccaagcctgcggcagaggggtataacctcgccggagaagacagctatccccatggaccgtgacacctggtatcagctccaggttatcctcaccaccaccagccgcccatccctcaccaccaccagccgccgcgCCATCTGCCGCCGCAACGCCCTCCCACCCACCCTCTCCAACTCCAGATGCATTCGCTCGGCTCGAAGAGAAGTGGGATCAATTCGTTGTGATGTTCCACCGCTacaaggagaagacagagaaggaactccaagcagcggtgcggcttcaggcggcagcgcgagggttcctggcacgccgccaggtacagtcccttcgtggggagaagcaccttgttgtggcctccagggccaccccatggccgtcatcacatgagcaggccgtggtgcgcttgcaagccgcagtgcgcggcttccttgttaggcgggcggtggggaagctgcacttgctgatcagctcatcgctgcaccaactcgcagcctgcgcgcccaaccaccaggtctcgtctatactttttgaaccccctgcagaagtcgagatctgggtatgcagcccccctgcacggccaaagagggtcgtccccttcattcgggcaactgccttggtgctggacagacccaacataagaacgggctggttcctccttcacctttcatccaacgtgaagtccgcatttcagctctttccttgggatccaggaggacaggaggacatagctgcagttcaaatttagattttagttccacaattattttgtattttcgtcttaaataataaaggtaagctgagatgtaaaaggcttaaccttaagtcgtgtcaggtaagtctatggcagctcgaggacgagctggtcctcaagggagggggagatgtcatgggcatcatagggagcgagaggcaacagccaggctgggataaggttagagaataagattgagatgagctgggataaggctagagaataagattgagatgagagaattgtggagagtgggttagcatcagataagtccaagaaagtaggagttagttgagagtttgtaggagaagttggttagccatagggctatttataagccgcatggcagcaaggaataaatcaagcaagatcattaacaaaccaatctctctcccttgcaatgaccctctcaagcgtctagggctgctaccctagaaccaagcctgcggcagaggggtataacctcgccggagaagacagctatccccatggaccgaagACACCATGGCTCATTCAttctcttttttttgtttcttttcCTGATTTAGCAATCGTTAAGAATTGTTAGATATCAAGGATTCTGTTTCTTTTTCCATGTACCGGTTCTTCTATTTTGGTTCCAAGCTACTGTCGAGGGCAGACTGCAGTGTGCGCCCCCTATTTTATTTTATTGGCACTGTACCTAAAGGTTGGCCATGGTAGTTATTGAGTGTGCATCATTTCATTTAGCATTGAAATCTTCCCCCCTGTACCATGACTACCATCTGTATGAACTTGTGCTACAAGTTGGACATGTTTCAACCATATAAATAAAAAGAGATTGTATCTTGAATCCAATAGTAATCTGGCAACATGAGTATGCTGTGATATTTTCCCCTTTTTTGTTTCAAACTTACAGGTTGCAGAAGAGCGCTTAGAGGATACTTGGGTTCCTTTGGACCAAACAGTTGCTCCTGAAGAACTTGAGGAAATGATCCGCTCTAAAGAGGCACACACAAATGCAGTAATACTTGAGAGTGTAAGTCATGGTTCCTTATGAAagccatcaacttatttttctaaTTTAGTATTTGTATTATTTTTAACGACTGGTTAATACCTTTTTTGTGCAGCTGGCAGATATTCCAGATGCTGAGGTTAAACCGCCAGATAATGTCTTATTTGTTTGTAAGCTCAACCCAGTAACACAGGTTAGTGTTAGTTCCTGATTGCTTGCAGCTTGTCTTCTTTCCGGGTTTTTTCCACTTCATTGGATTTTTTAAGATGTACTTGTTCTTCAACCTCTGTTCATAGAAGTACCTGGTTTTCTACTGCTGTGGCAACATTGCTGGTTATTTTAGGCCTGAAATTTGAACATCTTTTGCTGATTAACTTCAATCATTTTGCAGGATGAAGATTTATACACAATCTTTTCTCGTTTTGGAACTGTGACATCGTTAGTGCCTTTCTTATTACTAATTGTGTGCATTTGCTTGTTTATTCTCGTCTTTCAATTTCTTAATTTTTGCTTGCAGAGCTGAAATAATTCGTGACTACAAGACTGGAGATAGTTTATGCTATGCTTTTATTGGTATGTTTTGTCCCTGAAAACTCTTAATGCGTTGACAAGTACTATTTGCTATTTGGCTAGATCCCTAGTTCCATTTTGTTCATTGCACTATTACATTAGCTTATGTACCTGCCCGAGGCAACTGTGATCTATTTTTTCAGCTGCATTAGCCTTACACATGTTTTTTTGTATGGTGACTAGTTAGAGATCGAAAGATGAGCGAGTAATATACATGAAAAGAAACAATCCTCATCTACTAAAGTAGTGTTGTCTGTCTGTCTTTTTTATTTCCTAACTATTATCATAATCTAAGAGCTGCACTCTATTGAAAAGTAGAAAACTTCCCTTTGTCTCTTCAAAGTTCCTTTTGGTACAGTCAGGGGCCGTTTATGTGCTGATACTTAAAAAACTCAACCAACCTAGGAGGAAGTAGGTGTTGTAAAGAATAAATATACACCCAAGTTTGAGCCAAAGAGGACTTGAACCTAGGTGGTAGTAGGACACCCACACCTCAGATTCTCACCAATATAGCTAGGTTCAGTTCTTTTTATGCGCTGACAGTATTTGTGAATTGTCCTAGATTCATGATGCTTAGCTCTTAGCTGAGTGTATGACATGCTAACAATTTATCTTGATCTGTCAGAATTCGATACAAAGGAGGCTTGTGAGCGTGCATATTTCAAGGTCAGTACCTCAGATTACCATGTGGATGTGTATTTACAGTGGTACAATATATCTTTTCACGCATAGTTTATTGATTACTCATTGCATGTTTATTTTCTCCATAAGAGAGTCCTGCCCTACTTAGGATGTGCCCAACAATAACTATATTCCTTTTTAAGGATAGGGTAGAACCAACCTTATAGTTCCATTGATTTTAATTAGCCATGCAACATGCAAGCAGTGCAGAAGACCAAGAACAAAAAAAAAGGCTGAACAAAGCTAAAGCCTAAAGCTACCTGATAGAAGGGAAAAACTAAAATGAAAATGGTAAGGACTGTGAGTTGAAATAAAGAAGAAAATGAAACAAATATCTTAAAAAACTGCTTAGTCAACTTGTTTGCCCAGCGGAGAGTAAGTTTTGCATCTAACACATTGGTCATATTGGTTCTCATGTGGTGTTCCATTAGGCTGTCTTCAGCGGATCACGTAAAATAGGGGGCACGACACTATAGATGACACTGTTTGATACTGTttgcagagtgaagtttgaaataggggaTGAGATAGAGGAACTGCTGTAGACAACCTTATGAAATAatcttaagggctagtttgggaacaccatttttccaagggatttctattttccaagagaaaatgaactaatttcctttGGGAAATGAAAATTCCTTGAAAAAatagggttcccaaactagccctaagagaGGATTATTTACACGCTGTTATGCTTGTAGATGGACAATTGTCTGATTGACGATAGAAGGATCCATGTTGATTTTAGTCAGAGTGTTTCGAAGCTGTGGGGTCAATTCAGACAAAGCAAAAGAAATGCAAAGAAAGGTAAAACATTCGAAACTCTATTGTCCATAAGCCTGTTTTCCACTTTATATGTATTGAAAGTTTTGCCATCTTTAGTCTCACATTCAACCATTGTTTCTCACTGCAGATGGGTGTTTTAAGTGTGGCGCCCCTGATCACCTAGCCAGAGACTGCGATCAAGACGGTGAGCAGAAAAACAAAGGCCCAAGTTATGTTCTAAAAGATGAAAATACACAACGTGGTGGAAATCACCGTAGAAGGTCAGTCTCTACCCTCTTTGGTCCTTTCTTTTGTTGTACAAAACATTGAACACTTTCATACTGTGATACTCCACTCTTTTGCAGCTATGATCTAGTAtttgacgaagacgaagctgattgttctgAAGAGAGAGATCATGAAAATGGCCACAGAAGAAAGAATCGAAGAATAGATGATCGAAAATCAGAGCTACCACCTCGTGGTGGTCGTGATAGAAATAGCCATGAGAGAACACACAGTGATGAGAAAGGAAGCAAGCATGGGAAAGATGATAGGAACCGAGGGGATCGGAAACATGATGACTACCACAGTTACAGTAGATCCGGTGACAGAAGCTCTGGTAGAAACGATGATCGTGATTATAGCAAGCGCCACGACAGAAGCAGAAGTGGGGAGGAAGAGAAGGGCTACAGACGAAGGGATAAGTCTGATGGTGAGCGGCACCATAGAGACGATGGCTACGATCGCCGCAGGAGAGATGAAGACAGCCACAGGAAAAGGAGCCCAGATAGTAAACATAGAAGAGAAGACGGAGGGCACCATGTGAGAAACCAGCAGTCTGATGATAGGTCCTACAAGGAGAGAAGGCACAGAGATGGTAGATAAGAAAGTTTCTGCACGACTCGGTTTTCTTGCCTGCTTTCCACTGATGTCTCTATAAGCTGGTATTCTTAGCTCAACTTTTTTTTTTGTAAGTCAATGTAACTGCCTGGAATATGTTGAATTGTTGTAGTGTCCAGATCTGAATCTTTTTTTGTGTGTTTACAGTTTTTGCTGGATAATTTATTGCAATCAAAAAATTGCTGACTTAGACTGTTTGCGCTTATTCTATTGTAAGGATTGGCATGGGCCCATAAATAATTCTATTGTAAGCTTCATAAACCCTCAGTTACTTCATAAATAATTCTTCAACTGCTGAGGGTGACCTATCCGTCGACTGTGAAGTGATACAAAGTGTGTACCATGATCTTGTCGACCTTCCATTGCTGAACTGGTTGCAGCAGTGGATACGCCCCCGTCACCAACAACCGGTTCACTTCACTGGCATTGGGGAGCAGTTGCTGATGACGCAATATCATTAATGGTTTCTTCAATTTCAGAGGCCATAGGGAGTGTCACGTTAATTTCAACCGTGCTTTCTTGCTTGAAAATGAGATTAACATGTAGTGTTCTCGAAAAAGGCATGCGTCATGTTCTGTTTGCTGCTTTAATTTTCCCTTGAAGtagtaaacaaggtaaaatgacATAGAAAGACAGTGCCTAAAAATATGCACCTGTGACAGTGAGGTGCTTGTTTTCCTTCTAGATCCCTGTTGCCCTCCCTTCAGAGACGCGACGTTTGAACCTACGTAGATGAAACCAACAGCCGATTCGGAGGCACAGTATCAACAGAACTCGTTGCACAAGCACAAATGATCTATCTGTTCTTGGAAACAAAAGTCCCGAGTGATGAACGACACCAAGAAAGGTAGTTCGGTTGCTTCCATGCATTGTTGGTGCAGGAGTATAGAGATGGCTTTCTAGCAGGAGAGAACGGCCCCTCCTTTTCTCTAACACCATTGCAGAGGCAGTACCTGGCCGGATGGAATGCTGAAAGCCTGAAACCACTGAGTAATTGACTAGTCTGATAGTCTCCGATCCTGAGTAGCTAGGGATGCAGGTTTTAGTTACTTTGGGTCATTGGGACGACCCAAGAACTTCTCAAATGAACTATAAGGATTTgtaggtgtggagccataacccaTGCAAGTTTATAGGCTACTATGAGAAGATGTACCGGAGTGTACGGTAACATGCTACGCTagaacaaaaaaaaaaaaaaaaaaaataacGCGTTCAACAGAAATATATTGTAAGCATAAGATCATATAGATTGTTACTACTAGACTAGGGCCAGAAACGAGCCGGTTGCCTCGGCTCGGACGCATTGCGAGCTGTGAGATATAGCTTGACTCGATCTCGTTCAGACTCCACTCTAAATCTCATTTAGAGCCTAAATTATATATTCCATTATATATAAAATTAAAAATATGTAGGAATAATCTAGTAGCATATCCTAAACTATATCTAGTATCGAGTCCATAAAGAATACGAAAATAAAGCAATAACATAATAATGTAATAGTgtaacaaggtatagtatagcACCATATCATTAGGCTTGATTATGTGCAGGAAATCTCGGGACCTATGTCCATGAAAAGCATGCATGGCTAGAGAAAGCCGCAATTGTCATGAGACTCCGTTTGGATCCTTTGAATAATTGAATTATATTCTAACAATCCTAATTTAGACACATATAAATTAAGCTAAGATGGTTTTACACGAAATATATGTGTATACTACTATTGATCATATGAGAGAgacatttatgtgctacatttctaCTATAAGGGAGCGAGCCGAAGAGCGTGTTATAAATTGCAGAGTAGAAACATATATCAGAGATACATGAAATCAATTTACGTCCCCCATCCTATTGAGAAATGTTTGTATTTGAACTTTAGAAAAATAGTTAAATATCAAATTCCAATTCAAATAACCTACTATATTaggtgaattccaattcctctaaaatgaatgGATCCAAACGAACCTAAGAGCTTATTTGGTTAGAAGGGGATGAAGGAGAAATGATCTCCGACTCCCTTTTAACCAAACAAACTCTAAggactagtttggaaactcaaatcccctACGGGATTGGAGGAAATTGATggagaaatgaactaattttaccATGAATCCCCTTCATTATCGGAGAGGATTTGAGTACCCTAAGAGAAATATTACTAAAATATATAGGAGTAATCTAGTCTAACTAAGGTGATTTCACCTTATATGACATAGGTGAACTTCACCAAAACTCAGATGGGAAAGGCTGATAAGGAAGGCAGGCAGGTGTTAGCTAGCTAGAGCGAccacaaaagaagaagaaaaagatagCAGCTCCCAATTTTCAGCAAAAAAAAAACCATGGTTGGTTGGCCATGGTGGGCGTCCCCTTGAACAATAGACACACACAGGCAGGCTTGTGCATGCCGCATGCGCCCGCGTCTTCTTTTCGTGGAGTCACCACGTTTTCCCTCCCCCTTAACTGCTTCGCTCCTTCCTCACTGATCACCACTCAGCCGCTCCCCGGGTGGTTGCACGCAACGCAGCCAAAGAAACGCCCGGCCGAAGGTGAGGGGCCACCGATCGATCGGGTGCAGTTGTCGTCGGAGAGATGGACGACGTGGAGGAGGGTGTTGGCCGGCCGGCGGTGCAGCTGCAGTACACGACGAAGCGGGCTGCGAGCTCGCCGTGGGTAAGCTCAGTTACATACGAGACTATACTTTCTTTGCAATTCCTGGAAGTGACAGACAACAAGTGTGTGAGTCTGGTTCGTCACTTTGAGCTTATTATGACGCTTCCAACACTAGTTCAACAATGTTGCGGAAATAAATAATCCACGACCATGGTTTTGACGCATGGTGGGAGGCCTTCCCCTTCAGTTCTGAGAAGCTGGAAATTCTTGCTGAGAAAGCAAGCTGCATCACAGACCTTGGTGTCCCTTTTTGCATCACAGACCTTCAGTTCAAGGTCGTCTCTGCTGTGGAGGAAATACAACAAGATCAAACAGAGGAACAGTGCGTTTGGTCTCCGTCGTAGTTAGGGGCCGGTAGGTTTCTTTTTTTTTTGAGAaattcgggggggggggggggggggggggcgagataCCCCACCTTTTCATTGCCAA from Zea mays cultivar B73 chromosome 6, Zm-B73-REFERENCE-NAM-5.0, whole genome shotgun sequence harbors:
- the LOC100216940 gene encoding peptidyl-prolyl cis-trans isomerase CYP59; translation: MSVLIVTSVGDIEVDLHTDRCALTTKNFLKLCKMKYYNGCLFHKVEKDFLAQTGDPTGTGTGGDSVYKFLYGDQARFFDDEIRPELRHSKTGTVAMASAGENCNASQFYITLRDDVDYLDDKHTVFGMVAEGFDTLTKINEAYVDDNGRPFKDIRIKHTYVLDDPFDDPPQLAELIPENSPTGKPRDEVAEERLEDTWVPLDQTVAPEELEEMIRSKEAHTNAVILESLADIPDAEVKPPDNVLFVCKLNPVTQDEDLYTIFSRFGTVTSAEIIRDYKTGDSLCYAFIEFDTKEACERAYFKMDNCLIDDRRIHVDFSQSVSKLWGQFRQSKRNAKKDGCFKCGAPDHLARDCDQDGEQKNKGPSYVLKDENTQRGGNHRRSYDLVFDEDEADCSEERDHENGHRRKNRRIDDRKSELPPRGGRDRNSHERTHSDEKGSKHGKDDRNRGDRKHDDYHSYSRSGDRSSGRNDDRDYSKRHDRSRSGEEEKGYRRRDKSDGERHHRDDGYDRRRRDEDSHRKRSPDSKHRREDGGHHVRNQQSDDRSYKERRHRDGR